A single Plasmodium sp. gorilla clade G2 genome assembly, chromosome: 7 DNA region contains:
- a CDS encoding mago nashi protein homologue, putative: MSKKDKFSFRYYVGHEGKFGHEFLEFEFNSKGRLRYANNSNYKNDKIIRKEAYVSKSVLKELKRIIEESEICKESDKEWPMPDKIGKQELEIYLDGVEYYFTTSKIGSLSDVKQCNDPEGLRVFYYLVQDLKCFLFSLICLHFRIKPV, encoded by the exons ATGTCTAAGAAAGATAAGTTTTCCTTTAGATATTA tgTTGGGCATGAAGGTAAATTTGGTCATGAATTTCTAGAGTTTGAATTTAATTCAAAGGGGAGATTAAGATATGCAAACAATtcgaattataaaaatgataaaattattagaaaAGAGG CCTATGTAAGTAAGTCAgttttaaaagaattaaaacgTATAATTGAAGAATCTGAAATATGTAAAGAAAGTGATAAAGAATGGCCTATGCCAGATAAAATTGGAAAACAAGaattagaaatatatttagatGGTGtagaatattattttactaCTTCAAAAATTGGATCCTTATCAGATGTCAAACAATGTAATGACCCAGAAGGTTTACgtgttttttattatttagtaCAAGATTTAAAGTGCTTTTTATTTTCCCTTATCTGTTTACATTTTAGG ATAAAACCAGTTTAA